Proteins from a single region of Pseudodesulfovibrio portus:
- a CDS encoding Hpt domain-containing protein has product MIQRSDLVVEVFMEETAERLDSIESGLLRLEQCGKICDDDTVNSIFRDAHSVKAGSNLLKLKNIEELAHKLENVLEMIRKKQLDPTELVITAGLEAVDKLRELLANIETSDSISIRLHTHMLRMAVEKSLEG; this is encoded by the coding sequence TTGATCCAGCGCAGCGATCTGGTTGTTGAAGTCTTCATGGAGGAAACGGCAGAGCGGCTCGACTCGATAGAATCGGGCCTGTTGAGGCTGGAACAATGCGGCAAGATCTGCGACGACGACACCGTCAACTCCATCTTCCGCGACGCCCACTCCGTCAAGGCCGGCTCCAACCTGCTCAAGCTCAAGAACATCGAGGAGCTGGCCCACAAGCTGGAGAACGTCCTGGAAATGATCCGCAAGAAGCAGCTTGACCCCACTGAACTCGTGATCACGGCGGGGCTCGAGGCCGTGGACAAGTTGCGCGAACTGCTCGCCAACATCGAGACCAGCGACTCGATCTCCATCCGGCTGCACACGCACATGCTCAGGATGGCAGTGGAAAAATCCCTCGAAGGATAA
- a CDS encoding UbiD family decarboxylase codes for MGYKNTRECLEALEARGELVRIDKSVDANVEIGAIQRRVFRAGGPALLFNNVKGCRFPMAANIFGTRDRMRFLFRDTVDTVERLMKLKLSPMEAFKRPWAYLGAPRAAYHTLPRRVSDGPILRNRTTVSNLPQLVSWPMDGGGYVTLPQVYTEDPDNPGFAGSNMGMYRVQLSGNDYVQDKEVGLHYQIHRGIGHHHAKAIARGEPLKVNVFVGGPPAMTLAAVMPLPEGLAEIFFAGAMGGHRIPMVRHPGGLPMPAQADFCICGTVEGVEKSEGPFGDHLGYYSLAHDFPVLKVDAVYHRDDAVWPFTTVGRPPQEDTMFGEFIHELTSELVPSVFSGVHEVHAVDAAGVHPLLLAVGSERYVPYAGERQPQELLTNAMALLGNTQTSLSKYVFIAAREDMEEGQSCHDIPGFFHHMLTRADLTRDLHFITRTTIDTLDYSGISLNQGSKLVFAAAGSVKRALSTEVPSTLKLPRGYRDPQVFAPGILVLKGPKHRRKRDQQDPALERLAESFRSVKGIEGFPMIVLADDAGFTAGNWDNFLWVTFTRSDPATDMYGVGGFTHAKHWGADKAVVIDARLKTYHAPPLEPDPEVERAVDALGAKGGPLHGII; via the coding sequence ATGGGATACAAGAACACGCGTGAGTGCCTAGAGGCGCTTGAAGCCAGAGGCGAACTCGTCCGCATAGACAAGTCGGTCGACGCGAACGTCGAGATCGGCGCCATCCAGCGCCGGGTTTTCAGGGCCGGCGGACCGGCGTTGTTGTTCAACAACGTCAAGGGTTGCCGGTTCCCGATGGCCGCCAACATCTTCGGCACCAGGGACAGGATGCGCTTTCTCTTCCGCGACACCGTGGACACGGTGGAGCGGCTGATGAAGCTCAAGCTGTCGCCCATGGAAGCGTTCAAGCGCCCGTGGGCCTATCTCGGCGCGCCCCGTGCCGCTTACCACACCCTGCCCAGGCGTGTCTCCGACGGGCCCATCCTGCGCAACCGGACCACCGTGTCCAATCTGCCCCAGCTCGTGTCCTGGCCCATGGACGGCGGCGGGTACGTGACCCTGCCCCAGGTCTATACCGAGGACCCGGACAATCCCGGATTCGCCGGGTCCAACATGGGCATGTACCGGGTCCAGCTCTCGGGCAACGACTACGTCCAGGACAAGGAAGTGGGGCTGCACTACCAGATCCATCGCGGCATCGGCCACCATCACGCCAAGGCCATTGCCCGGGGCGAGCCGCTCAAGGTCAATGTTTTCGTCGGCGGCCCTCCGGCCATGACCCTGGCCGCCGTCATGCCGCTGCCCGAGGGGCTGGCCGAGATATTTTTCGCCGGAGCCATGGGAGGGCATCGCATTCCCATGGTCAGGCACCCCGGCGGATTGCCCATGCCCGCCCAGGCGGATTTCTGCATCTGCGGCACGGTGGAGGGCGTCGAGAAGTCCGAGGGCCCGTTCGGCGACCACCTCGGCTATTACAGCCTGGCCCACGATTTCCCGGTGCTCAAGGTGGACGCGGTCTACCATAGGGACGACGCCGTCTGGCCGTTCACCACGGTGGGCCGCCCGCCCCAGGAAGACACCATGTTCGGCGAGTTCATCCACGAGCTGACCTCGGAACTGGTGCCGTCGGTCTTTTCCGGGGTGCACGAGGTCCACGCCGTGGACGCGGCGGGCGTGCATCCGCTGCTCCTGGCCGTGGGCAGCGAGCGCTACGTCCCCTATGCGGGCGAGCGCCAGCCCCAGGAACTGCTGACCAACGCAATGGCCCTGCTCGGCAACACCCAGACCTCGCTCTCCAAGTATGTGTTCATTGCGGCCCGCGAGGACATGGAGGAAGGGCAGTCCTGCCACGACATCCCCGGTTTCTTCCATCACATGCTGACCCGGGCGGACCTGACCCGCGACCTGCATTTCATCACCCGGACCACCATCGACACCCTGGATTATTCGGGCATCAGTTTGAACCAGGGTTCCAAGCTGGTGTTCGCGGCCGCCGGTTCGGTCAAGCGCGCGCTTTCCACCGAGGTGCCGTCTACCCTCAAGCTGCCGCGCGGCTACCGCGACCCGCAGGTGTTCGCGCCGGGCATCCTGGTCCTCAAGGGTCCCAAGCACCGGCGCAAGCGCGACCAGCAGGACCCGGCCCTGGAACGGCTGGCCGAATCCTTCAGGTCGGTCAAGGGCATCGAGGGCTTCCCCATGATCGTGCTGGCCGACGACGCCGGATTCACGGCCGGGAACTGGGACAATTTCCTGTGGGTGACCTTCACCCGTTCGGACCCGGCCACGGACATGTACGGCGTGGGCGGTTTCACCCATGCCAAGCATTGGGGGGCGGACAAGGCCGTTGTCATCGACGCCCGCCTCAAGACCTATCATGCCCCTCCCCTCGAGCCCGACCCCGAAGTGGAAAGGGCGGTGGACGCACTCGGGGCCAAGGGCGGCCCGCTTCACGGCATCATTTAG
- a CDS encoding bacteriohemerythrin, translated as MTLMLWDETMSVGVPELDSQHQTLIALINDAYEAIRKHDEHLMTTLLDQMREYAAMHFHFEEEYMRQTGYPDLVSHRELHDGFNDKVEEFQQQLHSKTNFSQVFVFLSRWLTAHIMKEDMRYTRYMAQKAAGGEPA; from the coding sequence ATGACCTTGATGCTTTGGGACGAAACCATGTCCGTGGGCGTCCCTGAACTGGACAGCCAGCACCAGACCCTTATCGCGCTGATCAACGACGCCTACGAGGCCATCCGGAAACACGACGAGCACCTCATGACCACCCTGCTCGACCAGATGCGGGAATACGCCGCCATGCACTTCCATTTCGAGGAAGAGTACATGCGACAAACCGGCTATCCCGACCTGGTCTCCCACCGGGAGCTCCACGACGGTTTCAACGACAAGGTGGAGGAGTTCCAGCAGCAGCTTCACTCCAAGACGAACTTTTCCCAGGTATTTGTTTTCCTCAGCCGGTGGCTGACCGCCCACATCATGAAGGAAGACATGAGGTACACGAGGTACATGGCGCAAAAAGCGGCGGGAGGGGAACCGGCCTAG
- a CDS encoding UbiX family flavin prenyltransferase, whose translation MSTKRIVLAVSGASGMPYAVSLAKALKQRDDTELHVVISLAAGKVLRLEADLTPEALADGAFATYSPDDIAAPPASGSWKHDGMIICPCSMATLSAVATGFGHTLIHRAADVTLKERRKLILVPREAPLSAIHLENMLTATRAGAVIVPASPGFYHRPATIEDLADHLAGKVLDQLDIPHDLFERWGH comes from the coding sequence ATGAGCACAAAACGAATCGTACTGGCCGTGAGCGGGGCCAGCGGCATGCCCTATGCGGTGTCCCTGGCCAAGGCGCTCAAACAACGCGACGACACGGAACTGCACGTCGTCATCTCCCTCGCCGCCGGAAAGGTGCTCAGGCTGGAGGCCGACCTGACGCCCGAGGCGCTGGCCGACGGCGCGTTTGCCACCTATTCCCCGGACGACATCGCGGCCCCGCCCGCCAGCGGATCGTGGAAGCACGACGGCATGATCATCTGCCCCTGTTCCATGGCCACCCTGTCCGCCGTGGCCACCGGCTTCGGCCACACCCTCATCCACCGGGCCGCGGACGTGACGCTCAAGGAACGCAGGAAGCTCATCCTGGTCCCGCGCGAGGCGCCCCTGTCCGCCATCCATCTTGAGAACATGCTCACGGCCACGCGGGCCGGGGCTGTCATCGTACCGGCAAGCCCGGGCTTCTATCACCGCCCGGCAACCATCGAGGACCTGGCCGACCATCTGGCGGGCAAGGTGCTCGACCAACTGGACATCCCCCACGACCTGTTCGAGAGGTGGGGGCACTAG
- a CDS encoding metal-dependent hydrolase, which translates to MEITWYGHANFRIKTGDADLLIDPFFVGNPSAPIGYEDVDHCNLILVTHDHSDHIGQALELAIKHDAEVVAIFDVIQELLHLGLPTHLGVGMNIGGTVKRQGLDIKMVHAMHSAVNGMAAGFIITDPDGLCVYNSGDTGLFGDMELFGKFHDIDIAILPIGGHFTMDAKQAAYACKLLGCKKMIPQHWGTFGILAQNTEAMAEQLSLVAPGTELVTLETNEPMKF; encoded by the coding sequence ATGGAAATCACCTGGTATGGACACGCGAATTTCCGGATCAAGACCGGCGACGCCGACCTGCTCATCGACCCGTTCTTCGTGGGCAACCCGTCGGCCCCCATCGGCTACGAGGACGTCGATCACTGCAACCTGATCCTGGTCACCCACGACCACAGCGACCACATCGGCCAGGCCCTCGAGCTGGCCATCAAGCACGACGCCGAGGTGGTGGCCATCTTCGACGTCATCCAGGAGTTGCTCCATCTCGGCCTGCCCACTCATCTGGGCGTGGGCATGAACATCGGCGGCACGGTCAAACGGCAGGGGCTGGACATCAAGATGGTCCACGCCATGCATTCCGCCGTCAACGGCATGGCGGCCGGTTTCATCATCACCGATCCGGACGGCCTGTGCGTCTACAATTCCGGCGACACGGGTCTGTTCGGCGACATGGAGCTGTTCGGGAAATTTCACGACATCGACATCGCCATCCTGCCCATCGGCGGCCACTTCACCATGGACGCCAAGCAGGCCGCCTACGCCTGCAAGCTGCTCGGATGCAAGAAAATGATCCCCCAGCACTGGGGCACCTTCGGAATCCTGGCCCAGAACACGGAGGCCATGGCCGAACAGCTCTCCCTGGTCGCGCCGGGAACCGAGCTGGTCACCCTGGAAACCAACGAGCCGATGAAATTCTAG
- the uvrC gene encoding excinuclease ABC subunit UvrC → MSKKFKFFAAEYPDTPGVYLMKDEGGRIIYVGKAKALRKRLSSYFRQNARHTPKTRALVARVQRVDVLLTGTEKEALLLESGLIKKHRPRYNVVLKDDKQYVLFKLDKKADFPRLTIARKTARDGAVYFGPFTSAAAARTVLKLLGTVFPLRKCSDATFRNRVRPCLYHDIRQCWAPCVKEVDRDLYNDMVHRVEMLLSGRSSELVESLTRKMKAASRDMAFEAAAVYRDQIRAVKKTVEGQVAVIHDNRDRDVVGLAETGQGLGLGVLFVRRGRLLDQKQFFWPGLTLDEGPEAVESFIAQFYGPGRFIPSTIIAPCELEASPLPEILAERGGGTVRIVSPHTATEKRLVSIARDVAGRAREEKDTITVRLQKVLRLAGEPARIECVDASHLSGTDMRVGQVVFEEGRRNKEASRLYSFPELEGTADDYAALAAWARRRLESGPPWPDLVLIDGGRGQLAAVEKALSGCEEDGCFELAAIAKGESRRAGELGDVIFRPGRKNPMGLRPGSAELLFLQMVRDTAHRFVLGRQRRARKKAVLNSELTSLPGIGPKTARILWDRFASLDEMIKADVADITALPGIGARKAARIHAALQDLKASRKN, encoded by the coding sequence ATGAGTAAGAAGTTCAAATTTTTTGCCGCCGAGTATCCGGACACCCCCGGGGTCTATCTGATGAAGGACGAGGGGGGGCGCATCATCTATGTGGGCAAGGCCAAGGCGCTCAGGAAGCGGCTGTCCTCCTATTTCAGGCAGAACGCCCGGCACACGCCCAAGACCCGGGCGCTGGTGGCCCGCGTCCAACGTGTCGACGTCCTGCTGACCGGCACGGAGAAGGAGGCCCTGCTCCTGGAGTCCGGGCTGATCAAGAAGCACCGGCCCCGCTACAACGTGGTCCTCAAGGACGACAAGCAGTACGTTCTGTTCAAGCTCGACAAGAAAGCCGACTTCCCCCGGCTGACCATCGCCCGCAAGACCGCGCGGGACGGGGCGGTCTATTTCGGCCCGTTCACCTCGGCGGCGGCCGCCCGCACGGTGCTCAAGCTGCTGGGCACGGTGTTCCCCCTGCGCAAGTGTTCGGACGCCACCTTCCGCAACCGGGTGCGGCCCTGCCTGTACCACGACATCCGGCAATGCTGGGCCCCGTGCGTCAAGGAAGTGGACCGTGACCTATATAATGACATGGTCCATCGGGTGGAGATGCTCCTGTCGGGCCGCAGTTCCGAACTGGTGGAGTCGTTGACCCGCAAGATGAAGGCGGCGTCCAGGGACATGGCCTTTGAGGCGGCGGCCGTGTACCGCGACCAGATCAGGGCCGTGAAGAAGACCGTTGAAGGGCAGGTTGCGGTCATCCACGACAACCGGGACCGGGACGTGGTCGGCCTGGCCGAGACGGGCCAGGGGTTGGGATTGGGCGTGCTTTTCGTGCGTCGGGGGCGGCTGCTCGATCAGAAGCAGTTTTTCTGGCCCGGCCTGACCCTGGACGAGGGGCCCGAGGCGGTGGAGAGCTTCATTGCCCAGTTCTACGGGCCGGGGCGGTTCATCCCGTCCACCATCATCGCCCCGTGCGAGCTGGAGGCTTCGCCGTTGCCGGAGATTCTGGCCGAGCGCGGGGGCGGAACCGTGCGCATCGTTTCGCCGCACACGGCCACGGAAAAGCGGCTGGTGTCCATCGCCCGCGACGTGGCCGGAAGGGCGCGCGAGGAAAAGGACACCATCACCGTACGGTTGCAGAAGGTGCTGCGCCTGGCCGGGGAACCGGCGCGCATCGAGTGCGTGGACGCCTCCCACCTGTCCGGCACGGACATGCGGGTGGGCCAGGTGGTCTTTGAAGAGGGGCGGCGCAACAAGGAGGCGTCGCGGCTCTATTCATTTCCCGAGTTGGAAGGCACTGCCGACGACTACGCGGCCCTGGCGGCCTGGGCCCGTCGGCGGCTGGAGTCCGGCCCGCCGTGGCCCGATCTGGTGCTCATCGACGGCGGACGCGGGCAGCTGGCCGCCGTGGAAAAGGCGCTTTCGGGCTGCGAGGAGGACGGGTGCTTCGAGTTGGCCGCCATTGCCAAGGGGGAATCCCGCCGGGCCGGGGAGCTGGGCGACGTGATCTTCCGCCCCGGGCGCAAAAACCCCATGGGGCTCAGGCCCGGAAGCGCGGAGCTGCTGTTCCTGCAGATGGTGCGCGACACGGCCCACCGGTTCGTGCTGGGGCGGCAGCGGCGGGCGCGCAAGAAGGCGGTGCTGAACAGCGAACTGACCTCGCTGCCGGGCATCGGGCCCAAGACGGCCCGCATCCTGTGGGACCGGTTCGCCTCGCTGGACGAGATGATCAAAGCGGATGTGGCGGACATCACGGCGTTGCCGGGGATCGGCGCCAGGAAGGCGGCCAGGATTCATGCGGCGTTGCAGGACCTGAAGGCGTCCCGGAAGAACTAG
- a CDS encoding outer membrane homotrimeric porin has product MKRLTLLAVALTMVLGMAASAFAAPEVTVSGNILINAVWRSNWDFNDGDAPAGADDDAFTIQERLDLGFTAVANENLKAVIVFRSVRGNLGQGDLADGAGGAAGGGGGTVILGLNQGYIDFNWPGTSVNIKAGFQPVALPASVGGGSLIQDDIASGVLVSTAFNDNVSMLAGWVRFFDTPDAAANDIDEAQIDGLILALPLSYEGFAATPFLVYAAPGQNALQSAPAGLAAFGTVGTDEFEGAWWLGSNLELSMLDPFIIKADLNYGAVNADNDRSERDGWLFDAAVEYTGFDFMNLELAFAYTTGEDDDATDGSERLPILSDSWALGTTFFGAGLITGDDMGDNDNVGFWALALSATGIQSFAEGLTHDAHIVYAQGTNDEDAAAAPAGLTYGRSLTENETMLEIDFNTFYKIYDELTLYNGIGYVNIDGDDDGIVRAADEDGGDAWKFQLGLKYVF; this is encoded by the coding sequence ATGAAACGTTTGACCCTGCTCGCAGTCGCCCTGACCATGGTCCTGGGCATGGCTGCTTCCGCTTTTGCGGCTCCGGAAGTTACCGTCTCCGGTAACATCCTGATCAACGCCGTGTGGCGTTCCAACTGGGACTTCAACGACGGTGACGCTCCTGCTGGCGCCGACGACGATGCTTTCACCATTCAGGAACGTCTGGACCTCGGCTTCACCGCCGTGGCCAATGAGAACCTGAAAGCCGTTATCGTCTTCCGCTCCGTCCGCGGCAACCTCGGTCAGGGCGACCTGGCTGACGGTGCTGGTGGCGCTGCCGGTGGCGGTGGTGGTACCGTCATCCTCGGCCTGAACCAGGGCTACATCGACTTCAACTGGCCCGGCACTTCCGTCAACATCAAAGCCGGCTTCCAGCCTGTTGCTCTGCCCGCTTCCGTGGGCGGCGGTTCCCTGATCCAGGACGACATCGCTTCCGGCGTGCTGGTTTCCACCGCTTTCAACGACAACGTCTCCATGCTCGCTGGCTGGGTGCGTTTCTTTGACACCCCTGACGCTGCTGCCAACGACATCGACGAGGCTCAGATCGACGGTCTGATCCTGGCTCTGCCCCTGTCCTACGAAGGCTTCGCCGCGACTCCGTTCCTGGTTTACGCAGCTCCCGGCCAGAACGCTCTGCAGTCCGCTCCCGCCGGCCTGGCTGCCTTCGGCACCGTCGGCACTGACGAATTCGAAGGCGCCTGGTGGCTCGGTTCCAACCTGGAACTGTCCATGCTGGATCCCTTCATCATCAAGGCTGACCTCAACTACGGTGCCGTCAATGCTGACAACGATCGCTCCGAGCGTGACGGTTGGCTGTTCGACGCCGCTGTCGAGTACACCGGCTTTGACTTCATGAACCTGGAACTGGCCTTCGCCTACACCACTGGTGAAGACGACGACGCCACCGACGGTTCCGAACGTCTGCCCATCCTGTCCGACTCCTGGGCTCTCGGTACCACCTTCTTCGGCGCCGGCCTCATCACCGGTGACGACATGGGCGACAACGACAACGTTGGCTTCTGGGCTCTGGCTCTGTCCGCCACCGGTATCCAGTCCTTCGCTGAAGGCCTGACCCACGATGCTCACATCGTGTACGCTCAGGGCACCAACGACGAAGACGCAGCTGCCGCTCCTGCTGGCCTGACCTACGGTCGTTCCCTGACTGAGAACGAAACCATGCTGGAAATCGACTTCAACACCTTCTACAAGATCTACGACGAACTGACCCTGTACAACGGCATCGGCTACGTCAACATCGACGGCGACGACGATGGTATCGTCCGCGCTGCTGACGAAGACGGCGGCGACGCTTGGAAGTTCCAGCTCGGTCTGAAGTACGTCTTCTAA